AAAGCCTGCACGATAAGCATAAAGCCCAATATGGCGTAAATAATGCTCTGGTGGTAACGAAAGTTTGTTATCTGCTTGATTTAATTGGGCAAAATCATCACGATTCCAAGGAATTGCTGCTCGGGAAAAATATAAAACATAACCCTTGTGATCTAAAACTAATTTCACCACATTGGGGTTAAATAATTCTTCTGCCTGTTGAATTTTAACCGCTAAGGTTGCCATATTGACCTGAAATTTTTCTAAGTTTTTAGCCACTTGTTGAATAATAACAGGCGGAATTAAGGGTTCATCGCCCTGTACATTCACAATAATTTCGTCATCAGGCAAATTAAGTTGCTTAACCACTTCCGCTAATCGTTCTGTGCCAGAGTTATGTTGGGCAGAAGTCAAACATACTTCACATAAATCCTGCACTGCCTGTGCCACCTGTTGATTATCTGTCGCCACAATAACTCGTTTTGCACCTGATAATTTGGCTTTTTCCACCACATGGGCAATCATGGGTTTACCAGCAATATCTGCCAAGGGCTTCCCCGGTAAACGGGTTGAGGCATAACGAGCGGGTATTACAACGCTAAAAGATACGGACATTATTTGTTCTCCTGTTCAATATGATCTAATGGAATTG
Above is a window of Volucribacter amazonae DNA encoding:
- the kdsB gene encoding 3-deoxy-manno-octulosonate cytidylyltransferase, which produces MSVSFSVVIPARYASTRLPGKPLADIAGKPMIAHVVEKAKLSGAKRVIVATDNQQVAQAVQDLCEVCLTSAQHNSGTERLAEVVKQLNLPDDEIIVNVQGDEPLIPPVIIQQVAKNLEKFQVNMATLAVKIQQAEELFNPNVVKLVLDHKGYVLYFSRAAIPWNRDDFAQLNQADNKLSLPPEHYLRHIGLYAYRAGFIQQYVQWQPSALEQIESLEQLRVLWYGEKIHAELALAEPAVGVDTAEDLAKVRSILAKNLSV